The Leishmania infantum JPCM5 genome chromosome 15 DNA window gagaatAGGGACAAGATGTCGATGACGAGCGGGGTCATTTCTGTGGACGCGTGCCCGCTCGAGCGTGAAGGCTCACGGGCGTCTGTGTGCTCGGCTGGCCCTCTGCGTGGGTGGGTGACATAGACACGCACTCCCGCACTCCCGCGCAGCACTTTGAAACACCTCCGACACAGGGAGAGTGCGATGAGATGCGGCCAGAAAACGGCTTCAAGCACCACGCGCGTACGACCGGGCGAGCGgctctgtctttctcttgtgggttctctctctctctaacGCCCACGAAGTTTTGGGCGCTGGGAAGGTCCAACACGTATACCGACGACGGAAGAGAAAGatgggagaggggaggagggaggggtgccgGCATCCAAGCCGCGCCATCAcgccagagcagcagcgcgagtaCCACACCGCAAAGCCTCAGCGTTGTCGTGGatcccttccctccccctcccggGCCCcgctcgccgccgtgcgtgccGTCAAGCGGGAAATCAGAGAGAGTCATGAAAGAGAGGACGAAAGTCGACGAGGTGCGACCCGGTGGCCGCACGACACCCTCCACATGGAGGCACCACCGTTTCgccgtgcctgtgtgcgcttTCCTTCGTGGAAAGGAGTGGCTCAACGCGTCAAGCGCGCAACCGGAAAATCGATTCCGAGCAGGAGGGTGTGATGGTGGGTAgtgggtggtggtagtggagATGCAGAGGCGCTCGCGTATCGCGGCTGCCGAGCAACGCGAGGTGGGGTTGGGGCAGGGACGTTGGTGTCGGTtgaggggagagggtggtggtggtggtagtcgaggggggggaggcagagagatgGCTTGCGTTTGGTCGCACGTATTtacgtgtgcctgtgcaAGTCTCCGCCGGCGCACGCCTGCGCAGTCACACAGTGCACCAAAGGCActtttccctcccctcccctctccaccAGGATTGGGTACGCGCCCCCGTTCCGTGCGCGTGTCCCTCCTGTGGGCCACGCTCAGTGCCTTTCTCCGTCCGTTGCCTCAGGGGAGGGCACGACGAGGGAACAGTGTCACTCTTTTTCGACCAGCCAGTACTGGCCAAAGCCGTGCCGCACGCACTTCTCCGTCATCAAATCGGCCATCTCTTGCGTTGCCGCGGCCACGATGGTCGTGTCATGTGCCATGTCGAGCGGCCTGCCGAGCATATTGCACACAACACCGCCAGCCTCTGTGACGAGCAGCGATCCGGCACAGACGTCCCATGCCTTACCGGCCGGCTCAAGGTACGCGTCCACGcgccccgccgccacctgcgcgaGGGTCGCCGCGCAGCTACCAtagcaccgcagcgccgccaccggcaggCGAAGCAGCTCCTTGCGCATGGCCATGCTGCAGTCAATCGCGGCGTCGCACTTGCGACGACGGATGGCCGCGCCGTCGGGGCTGGCCGCCTCGGCCGTCGACAGCATCACACCGCAAGGGTGGTTGAACACCACAACCGACGTGGCCGGCACAACCTTGGCGTTTACGCGTACCTGCCGCCCGTTGACAAAGGCACCAAAGCCCTTGATGGCCGTGAAGAGCTCGCCGTTGCACTCCGGCACGACGCTCGGCGTGGTGTGCGTGATGATGGGTACGCTGTGTGGCGATGCAGAAGCCGCCGctgtagcagcagcagcagccctcaACGAAGGGAACGGCGGCGTTGGAGGCGTTGGGGGCAGGGCAGTtgtcggcgcagcggcagtccCGTGCTCATCCAGCATCTTGGTCTTGCTGACGTCCATGGGGGTGAGAGGGGCGGCCGCGACGGAGCCACACATGGTCCCAGAAATGGCAGGGGCAGTGACTGATAAAGTCGGAGACAtcaccagctgctgctgctggtgctgatactgctgctgctgctgctgctgtgcgacgttgagcaccgccgcagccgctacGGTGAGTCGAACGCCGGAGCTGATGAAGGGTGTGAACACCACGGCCAGCACCGGCTGCTTGCGGTAGGTGAGCCCAATGCTGATGCAGCAGTCTGGCAACCCGTGCACAAAcgaagcggcgccgtcgatggGGTCCACGACCCATGTGTAGTCGTCGGAGAGGGGGGTGCCGGGGTTGAGCTCCTCTGTCAAGAAGGCGAAGCGAAGGTGCGGCTTCtcacgctgcacctcctccga harbors:
- a CDS encoding putative myo-inositol-1 phosphatase, with amino-acid sequence MSISVMSTPVPASSSADTGDMSLIEALGVAIEAADKGSRIIWQCVEKRRLAMAAAATFHTTSALAAGGAASVECENKTSATNLVTQHSKQCRETIIRILRQYSEEVQREKPHLRFAFLTEELNPGTPLSDDYTWVVDPIDGAASFVHGLPDCCISIGLTYRKQPVLAVVFTPFISSGVRLTVAAAAVLNVAQQQQQQQYQHQQQQLVMSPTLSVTAPAISGTMCGSVAAAPLTPMDVSKTKMLDEHGTAAAPTTALPPTPPTPPFPSLRAAAAATAAASASPHSVPIITHTTPSVVPECNGELFTAIKGFGAFVNGRQVRVNAKVVPATSVVVFNHPCGVMLSTAEAASPDGAAIRRRKCDAAIDCSMAMRKELLRLPVAALRCYGSCAATLAQVAAGRVDAYLEPAGKAWDVCAGSLLVTEAGGVVCNMLGRPLDMAHDTTIVAAATQEMADLMTEKCVRHGFGQYWLVEKE